From one Lycium barbarum isolate Lr01 chromosome 6, ASM1917538v2, whole genome shotgun sequence genomic stretch:
- the LOC132644386 gene encoding uncharacterized protein LOC132644386: MADTSKLHPATTVTNIKSCIPIVLDYEGSQYNKWATLFKLRCRANLVINHILPPASPTVPPPATAAKIIAAKDNKSARALALDAKFTNTKLVDFPNVKAYCTRLKVLADNLANVGHKVSNERLVLRLLRGLSEEYKTFRTTVQHRTPLPSFDVFRSMLELEEDSHAEDVIHDFDSNAALVSHNVTPQNFSGNG, encoded by the exons ATGGCTGACACCTCCAAGTTGCATCCTGCGACTACTGTCACCAATATCAAATCATGCATCCCTATTGTGCTTGACTATGAAGGAAGCCAATACAATAAATGGGCTACCCTCTTCAAGCTCCGTTGTCGTGCAAACTTGGTCATTAACCACATCCTACCTCCTGCCTCCCCCACCGTGCCACCACCGGCAACTGCAGCCAAAATAATTGCTGCTAAG GACAACAAATCGGCTAGGGCTCTTGCTCTTGATGCAAAATTCACCAACACAAAATTGGTGGATTTTCCGAATGTGAAAGCATACTGTACCAGGCTGAAAGTTCTTGCAGACAATCTCGCCAACGTCGGTCACAAAGTTTCCAACGAACGACTTGTGCTTCGTCTTCTGCGAGGATTGTCGGAGGAATATAAGACATTTCGCACGACGGTGCAGCACCGTACTCCTCTCCCATCTTTTGATGTTTTCCGGTCGATGCTTGAGCTTGAGGAGGATAGCCATGCCGAGGACGTCATTCACGACTTCGACTCGAATGCTGCTCTTGTTTCCCACAATGTTACTCCTCAGAATTTCTCAGGAAATGGATAG